The Sylvia atricapilla isolate bSylAtr1 chromosome 10, bSylAtr1.pri, whole genome shotgun sequence genome contains a region encoding:
- the EIF4G1 gene encoding eukaryotic translation initiation factor 4 gamma 1 isoform X3 has protein sequence MNKAPQPTGGAPTAPHPAPSPGLPQPTFPPGQTAPVVFNPAPTSQMNTPSQPRQHFYQNRAQPPASASRVQSNTTARPGPPAHVYPAASQVMMIPSQISYTPSQGAYYIPGQGRSTYVVPTQQYPVQPGAPSFYPGASPTEFGTYAGAYYPAQGVQQFSAGVPTAQVIVSQQAPIPPKRERKTIRIRDPNQGGKDITEEIMSGARTSSTPTPPQAGSGLEPQANGETPHVAVIVRPDDRPKPALVVSKPVSLEPSKSASPSPPPPLIPEVEPVVLSPVTLVPMEPPVDTDTKAEQGEAPPDPQKTLSAITTVPGAAELPLVPAPSMDTVAVEEEEEEVAIPLPEPTPQEPVPPEVPPVPVVPSMPAVPLVPAAPSPPPTVPQAPEAPAKPASPSPPPPREEPCSEPTAPTAEANGVLEETPETVPEAPVCQPVPVSEPVPVPTLDSPIAQPEELPLPNGMEGTSKAEPSEEQPESDVSPISEPEEPAQPGTPASPPAEEEEEESEGPGETQERSLSPAPAPSQISEATAQVAMSVPKKKRRMKELNKKEAVGDLLDAFKESQTGDSASEVENKPPTSAPASEAEDVAPARPQEESEETWEEKEDKLAPEKGKAAGQKYGYKEEQWKPLNPEEKKRYDREFLLGFQFIFASMQKPEGLPQITDVVLDKANKTPLRAIDPIRFSGMNCSPDFTPSFANLGRPVMGNRGLPSGLGPRRSQQSQRKEPRKIIATVSLNEDVKLNKAEKAWKPSSKRASEEEDPENIKTQELLRRVRSILNKLTPQMFQQLMKQVMELSIDTEERLKGVIDLVFEKAISEPNFSVAYANMCRCLMGLKVPTTDKPTVTVNFRKLLLNRCQKEFEKDKDDDEIFEKRQKEMDDASAPEEKARMKDELEEARDKARRRSLGNIKFIGELFKLKMLTEAIMHDCVVKLLKNHDEESLECLCRLLTTIGKDLDFEKAKPRMDQYFNQMEKIIKEKKTSSRIRFMLQDVIDLRRSSWVPRRGDQGPKTIDQIHKEAEMEEHREHIKVQQLMSKDKRRGPPGPSSSGRSSLVADDGWNTVPISKGNRPIDTSRLTKITKPGSIDSNNQLFAPGGRLSWGKGSSGGSGAKPADSASDSGRPATSTLNRFSALQQSMPAESPESRRVVQRSSSSRDRSEKAGDRGERESRSEKGSDRQERPDRSERTDRNRSALTKRSFSKETEDRSREREKQGGPEAVRKAASMTEERDRSRETIKQEPTPPATSTKPALSEEELEKKSKAIIEEYLHINDMKEALQCVQELGSPSSLYIFVQNGIESTLERSTISREHMGALLCQLVKAGTLSKEQYYKGLREILEIAEDMEIDIPHIWLYLAELITPILQEEGIPMEELFREITKPLVPIGKATTLLVEVLGLLCKGMGQKTAGKLWRDGGLSWKEFLPEDQDVNKFVTEQKLEYTMGDSSDMPSRKELTSEELCKQMDKLLKENPNNQRIYDWIEANLSEQQVSSNTFIRALMTSVCHLAIVFENPYRVDAMVIHNQAKLLQKYLRDEQKELQALYALQALVVKLDQPPNLLRMFFDALYDEDVIKEEAFYKWESSKDPAEQQGKGVALKSVTAFFTWLREAEDESDNN, from the exons ATGAACAAAGCTCCACAGCCCACAGGAGGAGCCCCGACTGCCCCACACCCTGCCCCTTCTCCCGGACTGCCGCAG CCGACGTTCCCACCTGGTCAGACGGCACCTGTGGTTTTTAACCCGGCACCGACCTCACAAATGAATACGCCTTCCCAGCCGCGCCAG CATTTCTACCAGAACAGGGCACAGCCTCCTGCCAGTGCGTCCCGTGTGCAGAGTAACACGACGGCTCGGCCCGGCCCTCCTGCCCATGTGTATCCAGCCGCTTCCCAGGTGATGATGATACCCTCCCAGATATCCTACACACCTTCCCAAGGAGCCTATTACATTCCCGGACAG GGTCGCTCCACGTATGTTGTCCCGACCCAACAGTACCCGGTCCAACCTGGCGCCCCTAGTTTTTACCCTGGAGCCAGCCCCACAGAGTTCGGGACTTACG cGGGTGCGTATTACCCAGCGCAGGGGGTGCAGCAGTTCTCAGCGGGGGTCCCCACTGCCCAGGTCATTGTGAGCCAGCAAGCACCGATTCCCCCAAAACGAGAACGCAAGACG ATCCGAATACGAGACCCCAACCAAGGTGGTAAAGAtattacagaagaaattatgtCTGGAGCAAGGACCTCATCCACCCCCACCCCTCCACAG GCTGGAAGCGGTTTGGAGCCCCAGGCCAATGGAGAGACCCCACATGTAGCAGTTATTGTCCGGCCCG ATGACCGCCCAAAGCCCGCGCTGGTGGTGAGCAAGCCTGTCTCCCTGGAGCCCAGCAAGTCGGCATCCCCGTCGCCTCCCCCTCCCCTGATCCCCGAGGTGGAGCCCGTGGTGCTCTCACCTGTGACGCTGGTGCCAATGGAGCCTCCCGTGGACACGGACACGAAAGCGGAGCAGGGCGAGGCGCCACCTGACCCGCAAAAGACGTTAAGCGCCATCACTacagtgccaggggctgcagagctgccccttgTGCCCGCGCCCAGCATGGACACGGTGGCcgtggaggaagaggaggaggaggttgcTATTCCCCTCCCAGAGCCCACCCCACAGGAGCCTGTGCCCCCTGAGGTGCCGCCGGTGCCCGTTGTTCCCTCGATGCCAGCCGTGCCCCTGGTGCCGGCTGCGCCGTCGCCACCACCCACTGTACCACAGGCCCCTGAAGCGCCCGCCAAACCCgcttcccccagccctccaCCGCCCCGGGaagagccctgctctgagcccactgctcccactgctgaggCCAATGGGGTTTTGGAGGAGACGCCTGAGACGGTCCCTGAGGCCCCCGTGTGCCAGCCAGTGCCGGTCTCTGAGCCGGtgcctgtgcccaccctggACTCCCCCATTGCCCAGCCTGAAGAGCTGCCTCTACCCAATGGGATGGAGGGCACCAGCAAAGCGGAGCCGAGTGAGGAGCAGCCTGAGTCAGATGTCAGCCCCATCTCAGAGCCtgaggagccagcccagcctggcacccCTGCCTCCCcacctgcagaggaggaggaggaagagagtgAAGGCCCTGGTGAGACCCAGGAGCGAAGCTtgagcccagcccctgccccttCACAGATCTCGGAAGCGACCGCACAAG TCGCTATGTCGGTGCCAAAGAAGAAACGAAGGATGAAGGAGCTGAACAAGAAGGAGGCAGTAGGTGATTTGCTGGATGCCTTTAAAGAG TCTCAGACTGGTGATAGTGCCTCGGAGGTGGAGAACAAGCCCCCCACATCTGCCCCTGCCAGTGAAGCAGAGGATGTGGCTCCTGCCCGTCCACAGGAAGAATCGGAAGAGAcatgggaggagaaggaagacaaGTTGGCCCCAGAGAAGGGCAAGGCTGCTGGCCAGAAGTATGGCTACAAGGAAG AGCAATGGAAGCCACTAAACCCTGAGGAGAAGAAGCGATATGACCGGGAGTTCCTGCTGGGCTTCCAGTTCATCTTTGCCAGCATGCAGAAGCCTGAGGGGCTGCCCCAGATCACAGATGTGGTGCTGGACAAG GCCAACAAGACCCCACTGCGGGCAATTGACCCCATCCGCTTCAGTGGCATGAACTGCAGCCCTGACTTCACTCCCTCCTTTGCCAACCTTGGCCGGCCTGTCATGGGCAACCGGGGCCTG CCCTCAGGATTGGGTCCCCGCcgctcccagcagagccagaggaaGGAGCCCCGCAAAATCATTGCTACTGTGTCCCTCAATGAGGATGTCAAGCTGAACAAGGCCGAGAAGGCCTGGAAACCCAGCAGCAAACGTGCTTCCGAGGAGGAGGATCCTGAGAATATCAAGACACAG gAACTGCTCCGCCGTGTCCGCAGCATCCTCAACAAGCTGACGCCCCAGATGTTCCAGCAACTGATGAAGCAGGTGATGGAGTTGTCCATCGACACAGAGGAGCGGCTCAAGGGCGTCATTGACCTCGTCTTCGAGAAGGCCATCTCGGAGCCAAACTTCTCTGTTGCCTATGCTAACATGTGCCGTTGCCTTATGGGG CTTAAAGTGCCCACAACAGACAAGCCCACAGTGACTGTGAACTTCCGCAAGCTGCTGCTCAACCGCTGCCAGAAGGAGTTTGAGAAGGACAAGGATGATGATGAGATTTTTGAGAAGCGGCAGAAGGAGATGGATGATGCCAGTGCT CCCGAGGAGAAGGCGCGTATGAAGGATGAGCTGGAGGAGGCGCGGGACAAGGCCCGACGACGATCCCTGGGCAACATCAAGTTCATTGGAGAGCTCTTCAAACTGAAGATGTTGACAGAGGCCATTATGCATGACTGTGTGGTGAAGCTGCTCAAAAACCACGATGAGGAGTCTCTTGAGTGCCTTTGCCGCCTGCTTACAACTATTGGCAAGGACTTGGACTTCGAGAAAGCCAAG CCCAGGATGGACCAGTACTTCAATCAGATGGAGAAGAtcatcaaagagaaaaagacatcATCCCGGATCCGTTTCATGCTGCAGGATGTGATTGACCTAAGACGG agTAGCTGGGTGCCGCGGCGAGGAGACCAGGGCCCCAAAACCATCGATCAGATCCACaaggaagcagagatggagGAGCATCGAGAACACATCAAAGTTCAGCAGCTCATGTCAAAGGACAAGAGGAGAGGACCCCCTGGGCCATCCTCCAGTG GGCGCAGTAGCTTGGTTGCAGATGATGGCTGGAACACGGTGCCCATCAGCAAGGGCAACCGGCCCATTGACACCAGCCGGCTAACAAAGATCACCAAG cctggatCCATCGACTCCAATAACCAGCTCTTTGCACCGGGTGGGCGGCTGAGCTggggcaaaggcagcagtggaggGTCTGGCGCGAAGCCTGCAGATTCAG CATCTGATTCAGGGCGACCAGCCACGAGCACCTTGAACCGCTTCTCAGCGCTCCAGCAGTCAATGCCTGCCGAGAGCCCAGAGTCCCGCCGTGTGGTGCAGAG gagcagctccagccgTGACAGGTCAGAgaaggctggggacagaggggagcGGGAGTCGCGTTCGGAGAAGGGCAGTGACCGTCAAGAGCGTCCTGACCGGTCAGAGAGAACAGACAGGAACAGGTCTGCCCTCACCAAGAGGAGCTTCAGCAAAGAGACAGAGGACAGGAGCCGAGAACGGGAGAAGCAGGGTGGCCCCGAGGCCGTGCGCAAGGCTGCAAGCATGACAGAGGAACGGGACCGGAGCCGAGAGACCA TTAAACAAGAGCCAACACCTCCTGCAACATCCACCAAGCCTGCGCTGTCAGAAGAGGAGTTGGAGAAGAAATCCAAGGCGATCATAGAGGAATACCTGCACATCAATGACATGAAG gaggccctgcagtgtgtgcaggagctgggcagccccTCCTCACTCTACATCTTTGTGCAAAATGGCATCGAGTCCACGCTGGAGAGGAGCACCATCTCCCGCGAGCACATgggagccctgctctgccagctggtGAAGGCAGGCACACTCTCCAAGGAGCAGTACTACAAAGG GCTGCGGGAGATCTTGGAGATCGCAGAGGACATGGAGATTGACATCCCACACATCTGGCTATACCTGGCTGAGCTTATCACCCCCATCCTGCAAGAGGAAGGCATCCCCATGGAGGAGCTGTTCAG GGAGATCACGAAGCCCCTGGTGCCCATTGGGAAGGCCACCACGCTGCTGGTCGAGGTGTTGGGCTTGTTGTGCAAGGGCATG GGCCAGAAGACCGCAGGAAAGCTGTGGCGGGATGGAGgcctgagctggaaggaattcctgcctgagGACCAGGATGTCAACAAATTTGTCACAGAGCAG AAATTGGAGTACACAATGGGGGATAGCTCAGACATGCCAAGCCGCAAGGAGCTGacctcagaggagctgtgcaaGCAAATGGACAAACTGCTGAAGGAGAACCCGAACAACCAAAGAATATACGACTGGATTGAG GCCAACCTGAGTGAGCAGCAGGTCTCATCCAACACGTTTATCAGGGCCCTGATGACGTCTGTGTGCCACCTGGCCATTGTCT TTGAGAACCCGTACCGTGTGGATGCCATGGTCATCCACAATCAAGCCAAGCTGCTCCAGAAGTACTTGCGGGATGAGCAGAAGGAGCTTCAGGCACTCTATGCCCTGCAAGCCTTGGTGGTGAAGTTGGACCAGCCTCCCA ACCTGCTGCGGATGTTCTTCGATGCCCTCTATGATGAGGACGTCATCAAGGAGGAGGCTTTCTACAAGTGGGAGTCCAGCAAGGACCCAGCCGAGCAGCAGGGCAAAGGGGTGGCTCTCAAATCGGTGACAGCCTTTTTCACCTGGCTCCGGGAAGCTGAGGATGAGTCAGACAACAACTGA
- the EIF4G1 gene encoding eukaryotic translation initiation factor 4 gamma 1 isoform X1: protein MNKAPQPTGGAPTAPHPAPSPGLPQPTFPPGQTAPVVFNPAPTSQMNTPSQPRQHFYQNRAQPPASASRVQSNTTARPGPPAHVYPAASQVMMIPSQISYTPSQGAYYIPGQGRSTYVVPTQQYPVQPGAPSFYPGASPTEFGTYAGAYYPAQGVQQFSAGVPTAQVIVSQQAPIPPKRERKTIRIRDPNQGGKDITEEIMSGARTSSTPTPPQAGSGLEPQANGETPHVAVIVRPDDRPKPALVVSKPVSLEPSKSASPSPPPPLIPEVEPVVLSPVTLVPMEPPVDTDTKAEQGEAPPDPQKTLSAITTVPGAAELPLVPAPSMDTVAVEEEEEEVAIPLPEPTPQEPVPPEVPPVPVVPSMPAVPLVPAAPSPPPTVPQAPEAPAKPASPSPPPPREEPCSEPTAPTAEANGVLEETPETVPEAPVCQPVPVSEPVPVPTLDSPIAQPEELPLPNGMEGTSKAEPSEEQPESDVSPISEPEEPAQPGTPASPPAEEEEEESEGPGETQERSLSPAPAPSQISEATAQVAMSVPKKKRRMKELNKKEAVGDLLDAFKESQTGDSASEVENKPPTSAPASEAEDVAPARPQEESEETWEEKEDKLAPEKGKAAGQKYGYKEEQWKPLNPEEKKRYDREFLLGFQFIFASMQKPEGLPQITDVVLDKPCVPSQANKTPLRAIDPIRFSGMNCSPDFTPSFANLGRPVMGNRGLPSGLGPRRSQQSQRKEPRKIIATVSLNEDVKLNKAEKAWKPSSKRASEEEDPENIKTQELLRRVRSILNKLTPQMFQQLMKQVMELSIDTEERLKGVIDLVFEKAISEPNFSVAYANMCRCLMGLKVPTTDKPTVTVNFRKLLLNRCQKEFEKDKDDDEIFEKRQKEMDDASAPEEKARMKDELEEARDKARRRSLGNIKFIGELFKLKMLTEAIMHDCVVKLLKNHDEESLECLCRLLTTIGKDLDFEKAKPRMDQYFNQMEKIIKEKKTSSRIRFMLQDVIDLRRSSWVPRRGDQGPKTIDQIHKEAEMEEHREHIKVQQLMSKDKRRGPPGPSSSGRSSLVADDGWNTVPISKGNRPIDTSRLTKITKPGSIDSNNQLFAPGGRLSWGKGSSGGSGAKPADSASDSGRPATSTLNRFSALQQSMPAESPESRRVVQRSSSSRDRSEKAGDRGERESRSEKGSDRQERPDRSERTDRNRSALTKRSFSKETEDRSREREKQGGPEAVRKAASMTEERDRSRETIKQEPTPPATSTKPALSEEELEKKSKAIIEEYLHINDMKEALQCVQELGSPSSLYIFVQNGIESTLERSTISREHMGALLCQLVKAGTLSKEQYYKGLREILEIAEDMEIDIPHIWLYLAELITPILQEEGIPMEELFREITKPLVPIGKATTLLVEVLGLLCKGMGQKTAGKLWRDGGLSWKEFLPEDQDVNKFVTEQKLEYTMGDSSDMPSRKELTSEELCKQMDKLLKENPNNQRIYDWIEANLSEQQVSSNTFIRALMTSVCHLAIVFENPYRVDAMVIHNQAKLLQKYLRDEQKELQALYALQALVVKLDQPPNLLRMFFDALYDEDVIKEEAFYKWESSKDPAEQQGKGVALKSVTAFFTWLREAEDESDNN, encoded by the exons ATGAACAAAGCTCCACAGCCCACAGGAGGAGCCCCGACTGCCCCACACCCTGCCCCTTCTCCCGGACTGCCGCAG CCGACGTTCCCACCTGGTCAGACGGCACCTGTGGTTTTTAACCCGGCACCGACCTCACAAATGAATACGCCTTCCCAGCCGCGCCAG CATTTCTACCAGAACAGGGCACAGCCTCCTGCCAGTGCGTCCCGTGTGCAGAGTAACACGACGGCTCGGCCCGGCCCTCCTGCCCATGTGTATCCAGCCGCTTCCCAGGTGATGATGATACCCTCCCAGATATCCTACACACCTTCCCAAGGAGCCTATTACATTCCCGGACAG GGTCGCTCCACGTATGTTGTCCCGACCCAACAGTACCCGGTCCAACCTGGCGCCCCTAGTTTTTACCCTGGAGCCAGCCCCACAGAGTTCGGGACTTACG cGGGTGCGTATTACCCAGCGCAGGGGGTGCAGCAGTTCTCAGCGGGGGTCCCCACTGCCCAGGTCATTGTGAGCCAGCAAGCACCGATTCCCCCAAAACGAGAACGCAAGACG ATCCGAATACGAGACCCCAACCAAGGTGGTAAAGAtattacagaagaaattatgtCTGGAGCAAGGACCTCATCCACCCCCACCCCTCCACAG GCTGGAAGCGGTTTGGAGCCCCAGGCCAATGGAGAGACCCCACATGTAGCAGTTATTGTCCGGCCCG ATGACCGCCCAAAGCCCGCGCTGGTGGTGAGCAAGCCTGTCTCCCTGGAGCCCAGCAAGTCGGCATCCCCGTCGCCTCCCCCTCCCCTGATCCCCGAGGTGGAGCCCGTGGTGCTCTCACCTGTGACGCTGGTGCCAATGGAGCCTCCCGTGGACACGGACACGAAAGCGGAGCAGGGCGAGGCGCCACCTGACCCGCAAAAGACGTTAAGCGCCATCACTacagtgccaggggctgcagagctgccccttgTGCCCGCGCCCAGCATGGACACGGTGGCcgtggaggaagaggaggaggaggttgcTATTCCCCTCCCAGAGCCCACCCCACAGGAGCCTGTGCCCCCTGAGGTGCCGCCGGTGCCCGTTGTTCCCTCGATGCCAGCCGTGCCCCTGGTGCCGGCTGCGCCGTCGCCACCACCCACTGTACCACAGGCCCCTGAAGCGCCCGCCAAACCCgcttcccccagccctccaCCGCCCCGGGaagagccctgctctgagcccactgctcccactgctgaggCCAATGGGGTTTTGGAGGAGACGCCTGAGACGGTCCCTGAGGCCCCCGTGTGCCAGCCAGTGCCGGTCTCTGAGCCGGtgcctgtgcccaccctggACTCCCCCATTGCCCAGCCTGAAGAGCTGCCTCTACCCAATGGGATGGAGGGCACCAGCAAAGCGGAGCCGAGTGAGGAGCAGCCTGAGTCAGATGTCAGCCCCATCTCAGAGCCtgaggagccagcccagcctggcacccCTGCCTCCCcacctgcagaggaggaggaggaagagagtgAAGGCCCTGGTGAGACCCAGGAGCGAAGCTtgagcccagcccctgccccttCACAGATCTCGGAAGCGACCGCACAAG TCGCTATGTCGGTGCCAAAGAAGAAACGAAGGATGAAGGAGCTGAACAAGAAGGAGGCAGTAGGTGATTTGCTGGATGCCTTTAAAGAG TCTCAGACTGGTGATAGTGCCTCGGAGGTGGAGAACAAGCCCCCCACATCTGCCCCTGCCAGTGAAGCAGAGGATGTGGCTCCTGCCCGTCCACAGGAAGAATCGGAAGAGAcatgggaggagaaggaagacaaGTTGGCCCCAGAGAAGGGCAAGGCTGCTGGCCAGAAGTATGGCTACAAGGAAG AGCAATGGAAGCCACTAAACCCTGAGGAGAAGAAGCGATATGACCGGGAGTTCCTGCTGGGCTTCCAGTTCATCTTTGCCAGCATGCAGAAGCCTGAGGGGCTGCCCCAGATCACAGATGTGGTGCTGGACAAG CCGTGTGTACCTTCGCAGGCCAACAAGACCCCACTGCGGGCAATTGACCCCATCCGCTTCAGTGGCATGAACTGCAGCCCTGACTTCACTCCCTCCTTTGCCAACCTTGGCCGGCCTGTCATGGGCAACCGGGGCCTG CCCTCAGGATTGGGTCCCCGCcgctcccagcagagccagaggaaGGAGCCCCGCAAAATCATTGCTACTGTGTCCCTCAATGAGGATGTCAAGCTGAACAAGGCCGAGAAGGCCTGGAAACCCAGCAGCAAACGTGCTTCCGAGGAGGAGGATCCTGAGAATATCAAGACACAG gAACTGCTCCGCCGTGTCCGCAGCATCCTCAACAAGCTGACGCCCCAGATGTTCCAGCAACTGATGAAGCAGGTGATGGAGTTGTCCATCGACACAGAGGAGCGGCTCAAGGGCGTCATTGACCTCGTCTTCGAGAAGGCCATCTCGGAGCCAAACTTCTCTGTTGCCTATGCTAACATGTGCCGTTGCCTTATGGGG CTTAAAGTGCCCACAACAGACAAGCCCACAGTGACTGTGAACTTCCGCAAGCTGCTGCTCAACCGCTGCCAGAAGGAGTTTGAGAAGGACAAGGATGATGATGAGATTTTTGAGAAGCGGCAGAAGGAGATGGATGATGCCAGTGCT CCCGAGGAGAAGGCGCGTATGAAGGATGAGCTGGAGGAGGCGCGGGACAAGGCCCGACGACGATCCCTGGGCAACATCAAGTTCATTGGAGAGCTCTTCAAACTGAAGATGTTGACAGAGGCCATTATGCATGACTGTGTGGTGAAGCTGCTCAAAAACCACGATGAGGAGTCTCTTGAGTGCCTTTGCCGCCTGCTTACAACTATTGGCAAGGACTTGGACTTCGAGAAAGCCAAG CCCAGGATGGACCAGTACTTCAATCAGATGGAGAAGAtcatcaaagagaaaaagacatcATCCCGGATCCGTTTCATGCTGCAGGATGTGATTGACCTAAGACGG agTAGCTGGGTGCCGCGGCGAGGAGACCAGGGCCCCAAAACCATCGATCAGATCCACaaggaagcagagatggagGAGCATCGAGAACACATCAAAGTTCAGCAGCTCATGTCAAAGGACAAGAGGAGAGGACCCCCTGGGCCATCCTCCAGTG GGCGCAGTAGCTTGGTTGCAGATGATGGCTGGAACACGGTGCCCATCAGCAAGGGCAACCGGCCCATTGACACCAGCCGGCTAACAAAGATCACCAAG cctggatCCATCGACTCCAATAACCAGCTCTTTGCACCGGGTGGGCGGCTGAGCTggggcaaaggcagcagtggaggGTCTGGCGCGAAGCCTGCAGATTCAG CATCTGATTCAGGGCGACCAGCCACGAGCACCTTGAACCGCTTCTCAGCGCTCCAGCAGTCAATGCCTGCCGAGAGCCCAGAGTCCCGCCGTGTGGTGCAGAG gagcagctccagccgTGACAGGTCAGAgaaggctggggacagaggggagcGGGAGTCGCGTTCGGAGAAGGGCAGTGACCGTCAAGAGCGTCCTGACCGGTCAGAGAGAACAGACAGGAACAGGTCTGCCCTCACCAAGAGGAGCTTCAGCAAAGAGACAGAGGACAGGAGCCGAGAACGGGAGAAGCAGGGTGGCCCCGAGGCCGTGCGCAAGGCTGCAAGCATGACAGAGGAACGGGACCGGAGCCGAGAGACCA TTAAACAAGAGCCAACACCTCCTGCAACATCCACCAAGCCTGCGCTGTCAGAAGAGGAGTTGGAGAAGAAATCCAAGGCGATCATAGAGGAATACCTGCACATCAATGACATGAAG gaggccctgcagtgtgtgcaggagctgggcagccccTCCTCACTCTACATCTTTGTGCAAAATGGCATCGAGTCCACGCTGGAGAGGAGCACCATCTCCCGCGAGCACATgggagccctgctctgccagctggtGAAGGCAGGCACACTCTCCAAGGAGCAGTACTACAAAGG GCTGCGGGAGATCTTGGAGATCGCAGAGGACATGGAGATTGACATCCCACACATCTGGCTATACCTGGCTGAGCTTATCACCCCCATCCTGCAAGAGGAAGGCATCCCCATGGAGGAGCTGTTCAG GGAGATCACGAAGCCCCTGGTGCCCATTGGGAAGGCCACCACGCTGCTGGTCGAGGTGTTGGGCTTGTTGTGCAAGGGCATG GGCCAGAAGACCGCAGGAAAGCTGTGGCGGGATGGAGgcctgagctggaaggaattcctgcctgagGACCAGGATGTCAACAAATTTGTCACAGAGCAG AAATTGGAGTACACAATGGGGGATAGCTCAGACATGCCAAGCCGCAAGGAGCTGacctcagaggagctgtgcaaGCAAATGGACAAACTGCTGAAGGAGAACCCGAACAACCAAAGAATATACGACTGGATTGAG GCCAACCTGAGTGAGCAGCAGGTCTCATCCAACACGTTTATCAGGGCCCTGATGACGTCTGTGTGCCACCTGGCCATTGTCT TTGAGAACCCGTACCGTGTGGATGCCATGGTCATCCACAATCAAGCCAAGCTGCTCCAGAAGTACTTGCGGGATGAGCAGAAGGAGCTTCAGGCACTCTATGCCCTGCAAGCCTTGGTGGTGAAGTTGGACCAGCCTCCCA ACCTGCTGCGGATGTTCTTCGATGCCCTCTATGATGAGGACGTCATCAAGGAGGAGGCTTTCTACAAGTGGGAGTCCAGCAAGGACCCAGCCGAGCAGCAGGGCAAAGGGGTGGCTCTCAAATCGGTGACAGCCTTTTTCACCTGGCTCCGGGAAGCTGAGGATGAGTCAGACAACAACTGA